The genome window GAACTCGGCGGGACCGAGGAACTTGGCGATCCATGCGAAGGGCCAATCGTCCCAGTAAAAGCCTGTGACGGGGAGCAGCAGTCCGTAGGCGATGAGGGTGAGCAGGGCGAAGAGGGCGATATTATGTTTTGGGGTTGGTCGAAATTGCATTCGGGAATTATAGTCGGATTGCTTTCAGATTTTCGGTGGGGGTTTGGACGACGAGGTCGCAGCCCGGCCAGACGGCATCCACGCCGGCCTCTTTCGCTCTTTGAACATCTTCGACCACCTCAGCCTTATCCCCCGCAGACAACGTCCTCACGGGGTCGAGATTCCCGAACAGCAAGGTGCCTTTCAACACAGCCCGCGCCGCCGTGAGATCTGTCATCTGGTCAATCGAGACGGCATCCGCGCCGGTTTGCGTGAGCAGACTCAAGGCTGCATCCGTTTTTCCACAGACTGAAATTACACTAGGGCGGGGCAGTTCTCCCGTCAATTTTTGAAGCGCAGGCAAAATGTGACTCTCGAACGGCTTCGGTCCGATAAAGCCCGGCGAGCCGCCCATCTCATGAAGGGTGATAAAGTCCGCGCCTGCGTTGAGGTAGGCTTGCCCTACTTTTGCAAGAAAAGAGGAGAGATGAAACAGGGCGGTTGAAACCGCTTCGGGATTTTTCTTGATCTCGATGAAAACATTTTTAGGACGGCACACATAGAGCAACAGCGTGAACGGACCGGGCAGCATCCCCGAAATAACGATGTCCTTTCCAACATCCTGCTTCACCAACTGAATGGCATCGCAAATTAGCCTTGCTCTCCCCATCTCAAGGATCTCTGTGCTGTTTGTGTTCTCCGTGGTGATTTCTTCCGTTGACTCAAACTGTACCTTCCCTACCTGCGGAAAACGAAACTCCTCCTCGGGATAGTAGCGCAATTCCGCGCCGAGCATCTCCGCAGGCGCACATAGATCCAGCGGCAGCGCCGCGGACGGCATCCCCGTCAGTTTGAACGTGCTCGCCGCCGCCGAGGCCATCTTGAGTGCATCCGTGCATATTTCGTTGAACGCCAGCCCTTCGCTTGCCAACCCCTCCGCCGTGACGTGAATCAACCCGCTGAAGGCGGGTTGGGTGTCAACCTTTTTTTTTCCATGGAGAAGGGCTAGAATTTTTTCGCGCATTGCATTAAATCCGTAGGGGCGGAGCGACGCTCCGCCCCTACCTTATCATTTCACTGCTTTCACGATCGCCGCGATATGTTCCGCTGTATTCCCGCAGCAGCCGCCCACCACCTTTGCTCCCAGCTCAACATATTTTTTTGAGAAAGTTGCCATATCCTCGGGACCCATGTCATACACGCCCTGCTCGGTCTCGATATCCATGTGCGGAACGCCCGCGTTCGGCTTGACCCACAGCGGGAAGTTCGGCATGGTTGCCGCATATTCTTGAACCACCGCCTCCATATTTTCTAGCGTCGTTCCGCAATTGGCGCCGATCATGGTCGCGCCCATCTCGGTGTAGCGTTTGATGACATCCTTCGGCTTGACGCCCATCATCGAACGCGTGCCGCGGTCATAACTGAATGAAACGACAATCGGCAGATCGGTCACGGACTTTGCGCCTTCGAATGCGGCGGTCGTTTCTTCGACTGCGAACATGGTTTCGATGACCAGCAAATCCACGCCGCCTTCAGCAAGTGCTTTGGCTTGCTCGGCAAAGGTCGCTTTCACATCTTCAAACTCCAGCGGACCATACGGCTTGATAATCGCGCCGACGGGTCCCATTGAACCAGCCACCAGTCCATTGTTCAACGAAGCGGCTTTGCGGGCGATCTCCGCCGCGCGCATGTTGACTTCGGGTGTGCGATCCTGATACTTCGAGTCCTTCATGCGCATGCGAGTCCCGCCGAAGGTGCAGGTCAGGATGATGTCCGAACCGGCTTTGCCGAAGGAGGATGCAAGGTTGAGGATCGTATCCGGGTCGTCAATGATGAGATCCTCCGGCGGCTTGCCTGGTTTGAGTCCCATCCTTTGCAAATTCGAGCCCGTTGCCCCATCCGCAACGAGAATTTCCCCGCCGTTCAATCGTTCTAGAAATTTATTCATTTGTCACCTCGGTAGGGGCACAGCGCCGCTGTGCCCCTACAAAATTTATTTCAAAAAATTCTTCGCCATCGGGTCCGCTTTGCGATTGGGGATCAGATGCGCGATGTGCGGAAACGGCTCGCTCATGTGCGGGAAGCTCGTTGCCAGCATGAACTGGTTTTGGAACTCAGGGTCGGTTGGCAATTCGAAGCGTTCCACTTTGCGCGTCACACTGTCGATCTCATTTCGCTTCTCGACGTTCAACAACGCAATGCGCGCGCCATCGCCTGCCGCGTTCCCGACCGCATAGACATTGTCCAGCTCGCAATCGGGGATCAAGCCGATCAGCATGGCTTTTTCCTTGTCGATGTAACTCCCAAAACCGCCGGCGAGAATGATTTTATCAGGAGATTCCAAACCGCTGCGTTTTAATAATGTCCGTGCCGCGGTGAACAAGGCAGCCTTTGCCAATTGGATCTGTCTCACATCCTGCTGGGTCATGGGGATGTCGCGTCCGATGGAGGTTTCCTCCGCCCAGGCAATGACATACTCCCAGCCGCTTTCTCCCTTTCGAATACGGCTCGACTCCAGCCCCTGCTTGAACTTGCCTCGAGAATCCACGATCCCCGCCCGGAACAGCTCCGACACTGAATCGATGATGGCGGAACCGCATATCCCCTTGGCCTTGCCGCTGTTCCATTCATTCTCGCCGACGATTTTATAACGAGGCTCGAGCGTCGTCTCATCAATGTGGACGCGTTCGATTGCGCCGGGCGCGGCGCGCATTCCATATTCAACGTGTGCGCCTTCGAGCGCGGGTCCCGTGGGTGTAGATGTGCAAACCAATCGCCTGCGATTGCCTAGGATCAATTCTGCGTTTGTGCCGACATCGATCAACAGCCAGTTCTCATCCTGCTTGTGCGGTTCCTCTGCGACGATCATTGCGCTGGTATCCGCGCCGACGAAGGAAGCAATGGTGGGCAGTACATGAATATTGCCGCAGGGATTAATATGCAGACCCAGTTCGCGTGCCTTCACATCCATGGATTTGTGGATCGCAGGCACGAACGGCGCAAGCCCCAAATCTTTTGGATGTAGATTGAGCAGGATATGATGCATGGTTGAGTTGCCAACCAGGACCATTTCCAGGATTTCCTCGGTTTCGATCTTCGCTGTCCTTGCAGCCTGTTTGAGCAGTTTGTTCAGCGTGGCGATGATCGCCTTGTGCAATTTCTCCAGGCCGTCCGGATGCTCGATGGCATACTGAATGCGGGACATGACATCTTCGCCATACACGATCTGCGGATTCATCTCGGATTCAGCCGCAAGCATTTCACCGGTGCGGAGATTGCACAAATAAAGAGCGACCGTTGTTGAACCAATGTCCACTGCCGCGCCGTAGCTGTCTTCCACGTATCCAGCCTGCACTTCGATGACTTCCCTGTCCTGCCAGACCGAAACGGTCACATTCCAGGTTGCTTCGCGCAACGTGGCTGAAAGCATCCGCAGGCATTGATAATCAATGGTCAGGTCATGCCAGCGCGGGAGTTTTTCATCCGTACCGCGGACAAGTGCCATGGAGGTTTCGAGCCCCTTGGCGAGGCGTTCCCAATCCGCAATGGGACGTTCCAAATTGGGCGGTGTCATCGAAACCAGATATTTTCGAATAGCAGGCTTGACCTCGATCTCACGATTACTGGCGCTCTTGCGGATGATCTGTTTATTTCCGCGGCTTTCCTCGGGGACATTAATCAGCACATCACCGCGAATTTTGCACTGACAGGAAAGACGCACCTGTCCGACTTCCCAGCCTTTGTCTTTCAATAACTTGGGGCGGCGCGCAAAATACGCCGCTTCCTCGGTGGAAACGGGGGAGAGGTTCCCGCGTTTGGAATCAAGGTTGTACTTTTCGAAGCGGCCCTCCTCGATCAAAACCATGCACTTGCCGCAGGTGGCATTCTCGGCACAAATGGATTCGATCTCCACGCCGAGTTCGCGTGCGGCAGAACGAACGGACATGCCTTCGTCCACCTGACCGCGGCTGCCGGAGGGTTGCAGGATGATGGTATGTTTTTTTGTCATGCACTTTCCCGGCGTGGAATTTCAATTTTGGCAAACTCAGCTTCCAGCTCGGAAAGAAGCGCAGCCGCTATTTCTTCGGGAGAACCGTCACGTTCGATCCAATCGCCGCGTTTGTATTCCTTCGCATAATCTGTTGTGGATGTCGCGCCGACGGCCATCGCGTACGCGTCAATTTTGTCCTGGATTTTTTGGGAGAGTTGTTTCTTAACCGTGCGGCCATCACCCTCCACGGTAAAGGATTGCGGGATGTGTTTCCAGTACATAATGCGGTATTTTGCCATTGCGTGTAACCTCTTAAATTATATATAATTTCCAAGAGGAGATTTTACGGGAGGATGGGCAGATGGTCAATGGAAAAATAGGTCGTAAGGGTGACCCGCCCAGTGAAAACAAGGTGTCTTGATTGGTATGGAAAGGTCGGCCCTACTTATGAAATGGCATTCCCCGCCAGCCAGCCTGTTGTCCACGCGGACTGAAAATTAAAACCGCCCGTGATGCCGTCAATATCCAGCACTTCCCCGGCAAAGAAGAGATCTTCGACGATGCGGCTTTGCATGGTCTTGAAATCCACTTCATCCAAATTGACGCCGCCGCAGGTGACGAACTCTTCCTTGAATTGTCCCCTGCCCTGGATCATGAATTCGCCCGCGGTTAATTCTTCAGCAAGTTTTAGCAGTTCGGCTTTGGAAACATCGCCCCAGTTTTTATCGCCAATGAATTGAGTTAACTGTTTCCACAAGCGTATCGGAATTTGCGAGAAGGCGGGTTGCGCCGCAATTTTCTTGCGTGCACTTTCAGGCCAGTTCTTGTTGCGCTGTAAAATTTCCAGCGCGGCATCCAGCTTGTAGTCGCCGAGCCAGTTGACAGTTAAGCTGGAGCGGTATTTTTTGTCGAACAAAATGCGCGCCCCCCAGGCGGAAAGCCTCAGCACGGCGGGACCGCTCAATCCCCAGTGGGTGATAAGCATCGGACCACGCTGCGTGAGCGAATCCATCTTGAGGGTTACGTTCTCAACCGCCACGCCTGCCAGCCCGTCTATGCGTTTGTCTTTGATGTTGAATGTAAATAAGGAAGGCACAGGTTCTTCAACAGTGTGCCCAAGCGATTTGACGATCTCACGCGTTTTGGGATCACTGCCCGTGGCGATGAGTAATTTTTTTGTTTGGAGAGGAAGAACTTCCGCTTCTCTTTTGATCTCGAGCTTGAATCCACCCTTTGGGTTTTTCTCAGCCCTTAGCAGTATCATGCCAACATGCACCTTCACCCCGGCATTTTTTGCCTCGAAAAGCAGAATGTCCGCAATGGTCTTTGAAGAGTCTGTGATGGGAAATATGCGGTTATCAGCTTCGGTCTTTAACTTCACCCCGTGAGTTTCAAACCATTTGACCGTGTCCAACGCTTGAAAGCGTGTGAATGCGCCTCGCAGTGCCATGCCGCCGCGTGGATAATAGGTGACGAGCTGCGCTGGGTCGAAGCAGGCGTGGGTCACATTGCAGCGACCGCCGCCGGAAATTAGGACTTTGCCCAGCGTCTGGCTGGATTTTTCAAGAATTAATATGCGCAGTTTCGGGTTCAACTCCGCACAGCGGATCGCGGCGAAGAAGCCCGCCGGTCCCCCGCCCGCCACGATAAGGTCCCATTTGGTGCTGATCAAGTTTGGCATAAGAGGTTTGAGTATACCTTCGATCCAGCCCTGACGATCCACTGTTCAACGGCAGGGATTATTTTTCTTCGAGCGGGGCAAACCCGCCGCCCAGGATTTCCTGCGCAGGCGAAACGATGACAACCGCTTTCGGGTCCTCCTTGGCAACTGCGGATTTCAAGTTATGGGCTTCGGTCACCGTCAACGCACACATGAGAATCGAACGGTCCTTGCCTGTATACATGCCCTTGCCTGAAATGGCGGTGACACCCCGTTTGAGGTCGGTGAGGATCCGGTCGGATACGGATTGAGGTTTGTCCGTGATGATGAGCGCGAGCAATTGTCGGCGGCGTTGACGAGGCGCGAGCAGGGCGCGCAATCCCTTCGGCTTGCCTTGTGCGGACGGCGCGGCGGTCGCAGATTCATCGCCAAAGCGCGGAAGCACCTCCCCGGTGGCACGGGTCATATTGACCGTGCCGATTGCAACAAGTGCAAGCGCGGTATAAAGAAGCACACCAAGTACGATCATGATCTCACCTGAGATGGGGCCCACCGCGCTGCGCCCCACAAACTCGCTCAGGCTTTGCACCGGTTCCGGGAACAGCCAGATCTTTGCCGCCCAGGATGCATACAGGATGAGAAATATCCAATAGTAATTTCTTCGCAGGCGGCGTCCAAACGCCTCCCACATCGAGATTGGAAAACTTGGGGTGAGCAAATTTTCCGCGAGGTTCTCCGCCCATTCCGGGGATGGATGGAAGGGCGGCACAAGCATCGCCGCGTAAAAATCCGTTTCCATCAAGCGCACGCGGTAACTCCATAATTCATAATAACGGTACCGCCGCGCTTCGATCAACAAAAACCACAGGACAAGCAATGTATTTAATAGAATAATTGCGTGGTGGATGTTGGGCTGGCTGAACGCAATGGAAAGCGTTGCACCTGTGACAACGACCGCCCAGTTCGTGGTCGTGTCGAGCCTTTGTCTCCATACATTTGCGCGTTGGATCTCTGCGCGAAAAAAATGTACCATTGCGGTCACGAACTCGCTGGTTTTCAAATGATAGCCGCGATAGGTCCATACGGGCTCGTCGGGTTCCTCCTGTTTTGTTTTCTTTCGTGCTTTCGTGGATTTGACCGCCATTTTGAATCGCCTTCCATCAATTTTATAGAAACTTAAACCAATAGGTTCCAATCGCAATCATAAGGATTGCACCCAGCGCGCGCCGCACCACCGGGCCTGAAAACTTGACCGCGCCCAATTGACTCCCGATCAATGCACCGAGCAGGCCGGCAGCCAGGAGGGGCAGACCAAACACACCAACTACCAGTGTACCATTTGCATACCGCCCGATCAAACCGCTGATGGAGTTGATCGCGATAAACCCGCCTGCCGACGCGGCCGCCTGTTTGGAATCGCCCCATTGCATGAGGATGATGAGAGGCGAAAGGAAAATTCCACCGCCGATCCCCAGAATGCCGGAGATCAGCCCGATCGCCGCGCCGCTGACCAGAGCAGACCAGAAGGGCATGCTGCGCGCAGTCCAATTTTTGGATTCGCTGAGGGTTGGGAACAGGAACATCCGAAATGCAAGATAGGTAAGCGCCCCGTACAATAATGTGGTGTAGGTCTGCTGTGCGATTTTGATGTAACCGCCCATGAAAGCCGCTGGAATGGACGTGATCAAAAAGGGGAGAAGCAGCCTCGGGCGCAGATGTCCCGCGCGGGTGTAACTGGCGAACGAGACTGAAGCGATGAAAACGTTCAACACCAGCGCCGTGCTGGACATGATGCTTGCGGGAATGCCGAAGAAACTCATCACGAAGAGATATCCCGATGCGCCCCCAAACCCTGCACTGGAATATATCACTGCCATGAGGAATACAAGTACATAGAGGAATATGCTGTTCATTCAGTCATCTGCGCCATTTTGTTGACAGGCTTATGGTAATTCAGATTCTCTCCAGGCGAGGAATGATTGCATGGAACCGACGGAAGCTGAACCTTCCCCATAGCAACTATAACTCAAATATCAAATCGTTCCAATTTTCAAAATATTGCACGTGCCCGTGCTCGAACGCAGATGCCTTTGCAAGGCTGCCCGATGTTAGCCCAATTGTGCGGACCGTGACAGCAAAACCCGCTCTTTGTAGAATCTCACCCGCGGCTCTCACAGAGCGAATCCCGCCCATTGTATCTTCCACAACGATCAATTCAAATTCCTTTGGCAGCTGGCTGAACCCCCCGTTCAAATTGTCCATTTCGCGCCAATGATACGCGGCTTGCAGTGACGACCATTCCTCACCCGTCCATGCAGCAAGAGTGGCTGCCAATGCCTGAAGCGGGGATGGCTTGACCAAAGTTGCGGGGTCCAGTTTGTATTGTGACGCAAGATACTCCAGTTTTCCAAATGCGATTAAGGGAATGTCCTGCAGGCCGGCCAGCTCAAGCGCAAGTTCCGCTTCGGGGGCATAACCGAGGAGGGGTCCTGCAACCCCGCATGGCGGTCCCGACGGGCGGGCCGTGAACGCCGCCACATGTTGATTCGGCTGCCGAAGTTTTGACCGAATCTCATCATCGATATTGGATCTGTCATGCGTTGATAAAAAGGATTCAGTTTCGATCTCTGCAGGCAGGCCGTAGGTTCCCGTGAAGTTTTTGCTCCCAAGCGTGAAGTGTTGAAATATTCGCATGGTATGCGAGGCATGGACGTCGCGTGTCGCGGTCAACAAATTCCTCCGCAAGCCGGGCGGAATGGAAGCAAAACAACCCGCTTGGAAGGCTGTCTCTGCAGGGTACTGACCATGGACCAGGTTAAATTCCGGGATGGATACATCTATCGGCGCGATAGCCTTGAGCCTGTGTTGAATCTCATGGGCGGCAGCGGAGATGTCGTCGGGTAGATTCTGCATGGGTTGACGGGACAGGATATCGGTCCAGTACGAAGCGATGATGAGCGGGGTCATATCCCATTCGCTTGCGATTCCGCGCTTCTCAAGATCCGTCAATGCATCTTCCTGAACTTCAACATGCGGACCAAGAAGGTGTTGGACGGTGGCCCGCAAGGCCGCGCGGTACCCGCCGGGATGAACAAGCACGCCGTCAATATCAAGCAAAATGATCCTTGTCATTTGTGACGTTTCTCCAGCTCGGCGAGGATGTGTGCGGGGGTTAAGCCGCGTGCCGATAATAGAACGAGGGCGTGAAAGGTGAGGTCTGCGATTTCATCAATGAAGCGTTGATCATCCTGTGCAAGCGCCGCGACGACAACCTCCGTGCCCTCCTCGCCAACTTTTTGCGCGATCTTTGGCAGGCCTTCCTTGAAAAGACCTGCCGTGTATGATGTTTCGGTGGGGTTGTTTTTGCGATCTTCGATGATGTTGAACAGCCATTGAATGCTCATTTATTTTTTCCTTTTGCGAGACCTGGAGGATTATTAAAACTTTTCAGGAGCATGCCTCTATAAAAACATGTTTGTTCGCCTGTGTGACAGGCGGGGCCCGCCGGTTGAACAAGAATTAAAAGCGTATCGGCATCGCAATCCACGCGGATCTCGATCACTTTTTGATTATTTCCCGATGTGCATCCTTTATGCCATAATTCGCTGCGGCTGCGCGACCAGAACCATGTCTCCTTTTTTTCAAGTGTAAGCTGCAGAGCCTCGGCATTCATATATGCCATCATTAACACCTGATTTGTTTCCGCATCCTGCACAATTGCAGGGACGAGGCCGTTCGCATCGAATTTGATCTCAGTCGAAAATTCCTGCATCGGTTTTCTCCAATGTTTACATTCTGACCGGGATGTTGAGCGCTTTCAACTCACCCTTCAACCCGGCGATCTTTAACTTGCCGTCATGGAACAAGGAGGCGGCCAGCGCGGCATCCGCCCCGCCCTGCGTAAGCACCTCCGCAAAGTGGGAGGAGGTCCCTGCGCCGCCCGAAGCGATGACAGGCACAGACACGGCTCCTGCAATGGCGCGCGTCAATGGGATGTTGTAGCCGGCGAGTGTGCCGTCTGCATCCATGCTGGTAAGCAGGATTTCGCCCGCGCCCAATTCCACTGCGCGTATTGCCCATTCGATTGCATCCATTCCAGTTGGAACCCGTCCGCCGTTGATGTACACTTCCCAACCCGCATCGGCGCGGCGCGCATCGATTGCCAGCATGATACATTGTGCACCAAAACGGGCTGCGCCTTCGGATAGCAGCTCAGGCCTTTTCACTGCCGCCGAATTAATACTGACCTTGTCCGCGCCAGCCAGCAGGAGCTTTCTCATATCGTCCACCTCACGGATGCCGCCGCCGACGGTGAGCGGCATAAAGACGGTATCCGCCACACGCCCGACCAGATCAAGCGTTGTCCTGCGTCCCTCGTTCGTGGCGGAAATATCAAGAAAAACCAGCTCATCCGCTCCCTGCTCATCGTAGAGACGCGCCTGTTCCACGGGGTCGCCTGCGTCGCGCAGGTTGATGAAGTTCACGCCCTTCACCACACGTCCGTCCTTGATGTCGAGGCAGGGAATAATTCGTTTTGCCAGCATAATTCTCCTTGTTGAAACACAATAAGCACGAAGTACACAAAGTGGGGAGTTGCAAAATGTTTTTCCTTCGTGCCTTTGAGTGCTTTGTCTTCAGGAATCTTTCAATGCTTCCTTCAAATCAAGTGTCCCTTCATACAATGCACGTCCAATGATCGCGCCGGCCAGGTCTGCCTCACGCGCCGAGGTTACATCAGCGCGTGTATGCACACCCCCCGAAGCGATCACATCCAATCCGCTGACATCAGCCAGTTCGCGCGTGGCAGGGATATTCAACCCGCTGCCCAAACCATCCCTGCGAATGTCGGTAAAGATGATGGTGCGCAGTCCAACGGTCCGCATTTGAAGCGCCAGGTCCGATGCTGAAATTCCGCTGCCGCCTTTCCAGCCGCGCACGCGCACAAGTCCGTCACGTACATCGATTGCAACGGCAATTTTTTCCGCCCCAAATTTTTTCAAGGAATCTTCAATCACTTGAGGCTGCTCAATCGCAATTGTGCCGAGCACCACGCGGCCCACCCCCAATGCAAGCGCGTTTTCAATGGCATCCAGGGAGCGCATCCCGCCGCCGAATTGCACGCGCGCACCAAGTTTTAAGATCGATTCAAGAGCGGACCAATTTGCATGATCGTTCTCGCCAAAGGCGCCATCGAGGTTGACCACATGCAGCCAGCGCGCACCCGCCTGCAACCATTGCCGTGCCGTTTGGGCAGGGTCGTCACTATAGGCTGTCATGCGCGCGGGGTCGCCCTCCTGCAAGCGCACAACCCTTCCGCCGCGCAAATCAAGGGCAGGATAAACAATAAAACTCATGCGGCCTCCAAAAAATTTTTCAATATTTGCAAACCCACACGCTGACTTTTTTCAGGATGAAACTGAACGCCGAAAATATTTCCGCGCTTCACAGCGCATGCATACTTTAAACCATACTCCATTTCCGCAAGAACATCCGCCGGGCTTCCTGGCTGACAATAATACGAGTGATTGAAATACACATACGCCCCGGTTTTGACCTGCCTAAAGAGCGGCGCATCTTCCTTAACCTCGACCTGATTCCAGCCTGTATGCGGGATCTTCAGCCCGGGCATTTGCGGGAAAGCCGCCACCCTGCCGGCGAGCAGACCCAGCCCAGGGTGTTCGCCCATCTCTTCGCCGATATCAAACAAGGCCTGCATTCCAACACAAATTCCCAGCAGTGGAATCCCGCGCCCAACCGCGTCCTTAATGGCATCTTCCAATCCGCGTGCCCGCAGCCCGGACATGAAATCGCCGAACGCCCCCACGCCCGGAAGAATAATCCTCTTTCCAGATAAAACCTTTTGCGGATCGTCCGTACGCACGACGATTGCGCCAACGGTTTCCAGTGCTTTTTGCACCGAGCGGAGATTGCCCGTGCCCGCGTCAATTAAGATGACATCCTTCATTTCACGATCCTTTTTCTGGGGCCG of Anaerolineales bacterium contains these proteins:
- a CDS encoding uroporphyrinogen decarboxylase family protein; the protein is MREKILALLHGKKKVDTQPAFSGLIHVTAEGLASEGLAFNEICTDALKMASAAASTFKLTGMPSAALPLDLCAPAEMLGAELRYYPEEEFRFPQVGKVQFESTEEITTENTNSTEILEMGRARLICDAIQLVKQDVGKDIVISGMLPGPFTLLLYVCRPKNVFIEIKKNPEAVSTALFHLSSFLAKVGQAYLNAGADFITLHEMGGSPGFIGPKPFESHILPALQKLTGELPRPSVISVCGKTDAALSLLTQTGADAVSIDQMTDLTAARAVLKGTLLFGNLDPVRTLSAGDKAEVVEDVQRAKEAGVDAVWPGCDLVVQTPTENLKAIRL
- a CDS encoding homocysteine S-methyltransferase family protein, with the translated sequence MNKFLERLNGGEILVADGATGSNLQRMGLKPGKPPEDLIIDDPDTILNLASSFGKAGSDIILTCTFGGTRMRMKDSKYQDRTPEVNMRAAEIARKAASLNNGLVAGSMGPVGAIIKPYGPLEFEDVKATFAEQAKALAEGGVDLLVIETMFAVEETTAAFEGAKSVTDLPIVVSFSYDRGTRSMMGVKPKDVIKRYTEMGATMIGANCGTTLENMEAVVQEYAATMPNFPLWVKPNAGVPHMDIETEQGVYDMGPEDMATFSKKYVELGAKVVGGCCGNTAEHIAAIVKAVK
- a CDS encoding ASKHA domain-containing protein, with translation MTKKHTIILQPSGSRGQVDEGMSVRSAARELGVEIESICAENATCGKCMVLIEEGRFEKYNLDSKRGNLSPVSTEEAAYFARRPKLLKDKGWEVGQVRLSCQCKIRGDVLINVPEESRGNKQIIRKSASNREIEVKPAIRKYLVSMTPPNLERPIADWERLAKGLETSMALVRGTDEKLPRWHDLTIDYQCLRMLSATLREATWNVTVSVWQDREVIEVQAGYVEDSYGAAVDIGSTTVALYLCNLRTGEMLAAESEMNPQIVYGEDVMSRIQYAIEHPDGLEKLHKAIIATLNKLLKQAARTAKIETEEILEMVLVGNSTMHHILLNLHPKDLGLAPFVPAIHKSMDVKARELGLHINPCGNIHVLPTIASFVGADTSAMIVAEEPHKQDENWLLIDVGTNAELILGNRRRLVCTSTPTGPALEGAHVEYGMRAAPGAIERVHIDETTLEPRYKIVGENEWNSGKAKGICGSAIIDSVSELFRAGIVDSRGKFKQGLESSRIRKGESGWEYVIAWAEETSIGRDIPMTQQDVRQIQLAKAALFTAARTLLKRSGLESPDKIILAGGFGSYIDKEKAMLIGLIPDCELDNVYAVGNAAGDGARIALLNVEKRNEIDSVTRKVERFELPTDPEFQNQFMLATSFPHMSEPFPHIAHLIPNRKADPMAKNFLK
- a CDS encoding virulence factor, with amino-acid sequence MAKYRIMYWKHIPQSFTVEGDGRTVKKQLSQKIQDKIDAYAMAVGATSTTDYAKEYKRGDWIERDGSPEEIAAALLSELEAEFAKIEIPRRESA
- a CDS encoding NAD(P)/FAD-dependent oxidoreductase → MPNLISTKWDLIVAGGGPAGFFAAIRCAELNPKLRILILEKSSQTLGKVLISGGGRCNVTHACFDPAQLVTYYPRGGMALRGAFTRFQALDTVKWFETHGVKLKTEADNRIFPITDSSKTIADILLFEAKNAGVKVHVGMILLRAEKNPKGGFKLEIKREAEVLPLQTKKLLIATGSDPKTREIVKSLGHTVEEPVPSLFTFNIKDKRIDGLAGVAVENVTLKMDSLTQRGPMLITHWGLSGPAVLRLSAWGARILFDKKYRSSLTVNWLGDYKLDAALEILQRNKNWPESARKKIAAQPAFSQIPIRLWKQLTQFIGDKNWGDVSKAELLKLAEELTAGEFMIQGRGQFKEEFVTCGGVNLDEVDFKTMQSRIVEDLFFAGEVLDIDGITGGFNFQSAWTTGWLAGNAIS
- a CDS encoding DUF2270 domain-containing protein; translated protein: MAVKSTKARKKTKQEEPDEPVWTYRGYHLKTSEFVTAMVHFFRAEIQRANVWRQRLDTTTNWAVVVTGATLSIAFSQPNIHHAIILLNTLLVLWFLLIEARRYRYYELWSYRVRLMETDFYAAMLVPPFHPSPEWAENLAENLLTPSFPISMWEAFGRRLRRNYYWIFLILYASWAAKIWLFPEPVQSLSEFVGRSAVGPISGEIMIVLGVLLYTALALVAIGTVNMTRATGEVLPRFGDESATAAPSAQGKPKGLRALLAPRQRRRQLLALIITDKPQSVSDRILTDLKRGVTAISGKGMYTGKDRSILMCALTVTEAHNLKSAVAKEDPKAVVIVSPAQEILGGGFAPLEEK
- a CDS encoding sulfite exporter TauE/SafE family protein; protein product: MNSIFLYVLVFLMAVIYSSAGFGGASGYLFVMSFFGIPASIMSSTALVLNVFIASVSFASYTRAGHLRPRLLLPFLITSIPAAFMGGYIKIAQQTYTTLLYGALTYLAFRMFLFPTLSESKNWTARSMPFWSALVSGAAIGLISGILGIGGGIFLSPLIILMQWGDSKQAAASAGGFIAINSISGLIGRYANGTLVVGVFGLPLLAAGLLGALIGSQLGAVKFSGPVVRRALGAILMIAIGTYWFKFL
- the hisE gene encoding phosphoribosyl-ATP diphosphatase, with the protein product MSIQWLFNIIEDRKNNPTETSYTAGLFKEGLPKIAQKVGEEGTEVVVAALAQDDQRFIDEIADLTFHALVLLSARGLTPAHILAELEKRHK
- the hisI gene encoding phosphoribosyl-AMP cyclohydrolase → MQEFSTEIKFDANGLVPAIVQDAETNQVLMMAYMNAEALQLTLEKKETWFWSRSRSELWHKGCTSGNNQKVIEIRVDCDADTLLILVQPAGPACHTGEQTCFYRGMLLKSFNNPPGLAKGKNK
- the hisF gene encoding imidazole glycerol phosphate synthase subunit HisF, yielding MLAKRIIPCLDIKDGRVVKGVNFINLRDAGDPVEQARLYDEQGADELVFLDISATNEGRRTTLDLVGRVADTVFMPLTVGGGIREVDDMRKLLLAGADKVSINSAAVKRPELLSEGAARFGAQCIMLAIDARRADAGWEVYINGGRVPTGMDAIEWAIRAVELGAGEILLTSMDADGTLAGYNIPLTRAIAGAVSVPVIASGGAGTSSHFAEVLTQGGADAALAASLFHDGKLKIAGLKGELKALNIPVRM
- the hisA gene encoding 1-(5-phosphoribosyl)-5-[(5-phosphoribosylamino)methylideneamino]imidazole-4-carboxamide isomerase, with product MSFIVYPALDLRGGRVVRLQEGDPARMTAYSDDPAQTARQWLQAGARWLHVVNLDGAFGENDHANWSALESILKLGARVQFGGGMRSLDAIENALALGVGRVVLGTIAIEQPQVIEDSLKKFGAEKIAVAIDVRDGLVRVRGWKGGSGISASDLALQMRTVGLRTIIFTDIRRDGLGSGLNIPATRELADVSGLDVIASGGVHTRADVTSAREADLAGAIIGRALYEGTLDLKEALKDS
- the hisH gene encoding imidazole glycerol phosphate synthase subunit HisH; protein product: MKDVILIDAGTGNLRSVQKALETVGAIVVRTDDPQKVLSGKRIILPGVGAFGDFMSGLRARGLEDAIKDAVGRGIPLLGICVGMQALFDIGEEMGEHPGLGLLAGRVAAFPQMPGLKIPHTGWNQVEVKEDAPLFRQVKTGAYVYFNHSYYCQPGSPADVLAEMEYGLKYACAVKRGNIFGVQFHPEKSQRVGLQILKNFLEAA